One region of Purpureocillium takamizusanense chromosome 4, complete sequence genomic DNA includes:
- a CDS encoding uncharacterized protein (COG:E~EggNog:ENOG503NV4N~TransMembrane:12 (i28-49o55-81i102-120o140-161i173-194o233-254i266-288o308-336i357-374o380-403i415-435o441-458i)) — MPSPADDKAGLPPSAEPRKDAKLGLMSGVYIPVCLNIMSILMFLRFGLILGQVGFMGILGLLVTAYCVDLLTTLSLSAIASNGEVKGGGAYYLISRSLGPEFGGSIGILFFLAQALNTAMNVVGLIDCIRLNVGPGFPQGYWVGYGLQTVALLLCTGLCLLGSATFSKASNALLAILTVAVVSIPVSAVVKAPFRDDDTGVVFTGFSLHTLATNFLPHTSGGEYKGLSTFRDLFGILFPATSGIFAGASMSGDLKDPSRSIPSGTLWAMLTTFIVYFVVVLSMAASTTHESFLANANVIPLTNLSPPIILAGECAVTFFSALMGIIGSAKLFQALAKDKLLPGLAIFGKGTKKADEPILAIFLTYLIAQVALLADLNQIATFISMGYQMTFFVMNLACFLLKIGSAPNFRPGFKFFNWQTALVGSLLSAAAMFFIDETYASIAICVLVFIFLLIHYLCPPKRWGDVSQNLIYHQVRKYLLRLKPEHIKFWRPHIILLINNPRRQARLIQFCNSMKKGSLYILGHVIVSDDFSTGVHEARLQQQAWTKYISEFSRIKAFVQLTMSPSITWGIRNLILSAGLGGMRPNIAVLGFYNMDDLRKSGSRCVIPEIPASPADKMRRPRKAEDKAPMTKRRRGDTSARLLEGVLPTDAIRTENMMSPTEYMIMLEDLALKYRLNVAVAHGFGDLESPRKDGGNAKKYVDLWPIQMSAEVSSQGTNVLTTNFDTYTLILQLGHILQSVRTWKRAFALRVMVFVEYESEVEEERARVTALLEKLRIDAEVLVFWLAAGHLNTYELIVNGHTDDIDTEIVVSDALKDEDWWDSLQSFRGQAGQMSASQEMTQINQIVGAAAGRTDLHGDDGFDRRRSSVAELANVLKKPDIGLLARLGVNPGIHTHHLADDVLQEEASDDEWSTESELSDAGDEFDFGVDTSESRSDAEFGDPMKQSLLTKGLLEATSSTKASRGRKPQPPQGNVPAPSYGTMTTSQTLTDYQDEQEPRRVPEFKKTDASPSPHGGRGRDAKDVRAKLETFPALTPLGIPHSHSDASRRSRSMSPSATERQTKRDGTMTPLRPSFSRQSSAVRFSSRPVPETRITTEGGGSRIGFAPAPAESSPVTPRAERPTHSRQSSWGRFSSRPVPEAKVSVGEEMARTIHFAEHPANKSHSGSHSRHHSRQGSQFSNFGQGDVSLSIPELVESYKQDSHVGEPEAGSTYSTQGMSLSFNDLPCRAQHLILNELMRQHSKETAVLMSTLPIPSEGTCLDEADSIQYLSDIEVLCNELPPTLMILSNNMTVTVSL; from the exons ATGCCTTCGcctgccgacgacaaggctgGGCTCCCGCCATCGGCGGAGCCCAGGAAGGATGCCAAACTCGGCCTCATGTCGGGCGTCTACATCCCCGTCTGCCTCAACATCATGAGCATCCTCATGTTCCTGCGGTTCGGCCTCATCCTGGGACAGGTTGGCTTCATGGGAATCCTGG GCCTGCTGGTCACGGCATACTGCGTCGACTTGCTCACCACATTGTCGCTCTCCGCCATTGCCTCCAacggcgaggtcaagggTGGTGGCGCATATTACCTGATCTCGAGGTCCCTTGGTCCCGAGTTTGGCGGCTCCATTGGCATCCTGTTCTTCCTCGCCCAGGCCCTCAACACTGCCATGAACGTTGTCGGTCTCATCGATTGCATTCGCCTCAATGTCGGCCCCGGCTTCCCCCAGGGATACTGGGTCGGCTACGGGTTGCAGACGGTCGCCCTGCTGCTATGCACCGGTCTCTGCCTGCTCGGCTCTGCCACCTTCTCCAAGGCCTCCAACGCGTTGCTTGCCATCTTGACTGTGGCCGTCGTCAGCATCCCCGTTTCTGCCGTCGTGAAAGCGCCCTTCCGGGACGATGACACTGGCGTCGTCTTCACTGGCTTCAGCCTTCACACCTTGGCCACAAACTTCTTACCCCACACGAGTGGCGGCGAGTACAAGGGCCTGTCCACATTCAGAGACCTTTTTGGCATTTTATTTCC AGCAACTTCAGGCATCTTTGCCGGCGCATCAATGTCCGGCGATCTGAAGGATCCAAGCAGGTCCATTCCGAGCGGAACACTTTGGGCCATGTTGACGACCTTCATTGTCTatttcgtcgtcgttttATCTATGGCCGCCAGTACCACGCATGAATCGTTCCTTGCCAATGCAAATGTTATCCCCCTTACCAACCTATCTCCTCCCATAATTCTCGCTGGAGAGTGTGCCGTCACCTTCTTCTCAGCCTTGATGGGCATCATCGGTTCCGCCAAGCTGTTTCAGGCCCTCGCCAAAGACAAGCTTCTCCCCGGCCTCGCAATCTTTGGCAAGGGGACAAAGAAGGCGGATGAGCCCATCCTTGCCATTTTCTTAACCTATTTGATAGCTCAAGTTGCCTTGCTTGCAGATCTGAATCAGATTGCCACGTTTATCTCTATGGGTTACCAG ATGACCTTTTTCGTCATGAACTTGGCCTGCTTCTTACTCAAAATTGGGTCAGCACCGAACTTTCGCCCTGGGTTCAAGTTCTTCAATTGGCAGACCGCCTTGGTGGGCAGCTTGCTATCTGCCGCTGCCATGTTCTTCATTGATGAGACATACGCATCCATTGCAATCTGCGTTCTCGTCTTCATTTTCCTCCTCATTCATTACCTCTGCCCCCCGAAACGGTGGGGAGATGTCTCACAAAATCTCATCTACCATCAAGTGAGAAAGTACCTCTTACGCCTAAAGCCGGAACACATCAAGTTCTGGCGGCCGCATATCATCCTGCTCATCAACAATCCTCGGCGCCAGGCACGCCTCATACAATTCTGCAACTCTATGAAGAAGGGATCGTTGTACATCTTGGGCCATGTTATCGTCTCTGACGACTTCAGCACTGGCGTCCACGAAGCACGACTTCAACAGCAGGCCTGGACCAAATATATATCCGAGTTTTCACGGATCAAGGCTTTTGTGCAGCTGACCATGTCTCCGTCCATCACGTGGGGTATACGGAATCTAATCCTGTCGGCGGGCCTGGGTGGTATGAGGCCCAATATCGCCGTCTTGGGATTCTATAATATGGACGACTTGCGTAAGTCTGGGTCTAGGTGTGTGATACCTGAGATTCCTGCATCGCCTGCCGACAAGATGAGACGACCGCGGAAGGCCGAGGATAAGGCGCCGATGACgaagcgtcgtcgtggcgatACTTCCGCCCGACTTCTGGAAGGCGTGTTGCCCACGGATGCAATTCGAACAGAGAACATGATGTCTCCCACAGAGTACATGATCATGCTAGAAGACCTCGCCCTCAAGTACCGTCTAAATGTTGCGGTAGCACACGGATTCGGCGATCTGGAGTCGCCTCGCAAGGATGGTGGCAACGCAAAGAAGTATGTCGATCTCTGGCCGATCCAGATGTCTGCGGAAGTATCTTCTCAGGGAACGAATGTCTTAACCACGAATTTTGATACCT ACACTCTGATTTTGCAGTTGGGCCATATCCTACAAAGTGTGCGGACATGGAAACGAGCCTTTGCACTCCGAGTTATGGTATTTGTTGAATACGAGAGCGAGGTCGAAGAGGAGCGGGCTCGTGTCACTGCCCTGCTCGAGAAGCTACGAATTGACGCCGAAGTGCTCGTTTTTTGGCTTGCGGCTGGACACCTCAACACCTACGAACTCATCGTCAACGGCCACACAGACGACATCGACACCGAAATCGTTGTCAGTGATGCGCTCAAAGACGAGGATTGGTGGGATTCCCTTCAGAGCTTCCGCGGACAAGCAGGGCAAATGTCGGCGAGCCAGGAGATGACACAGATTAATCAAATAGtgggcgcggctgctggacgaACAGACCTGCATGGGGATGATGGTTTTGACCGACGCCGCTCGAGTGTTGCTGAGCTTGCCAACGTGCTCAAGAAACCAGACATTGGACTGCTTGCCCGGCTTGGGGTGAACCCGGGTATCCACACGCACCACCTCGCGGACGATGTGCTCCAAGAGGAGGCGTCAGACGACGAGTGGTCCACAGAATCAGAGCTATCAGACGCCGGAGATGAGTTCGACTTTGGTGTTGACACGTCGGAGAGCAGGAGTGATGCCGAGTTTGGAGATCCGATGAAGCAGTCCTTGCTAACGAAGGGTCTGCTGGAGGCAACATCTTCGACGAAGGCCTCGCGAGGCCGCAAGCCGCAGCCTCCGCAAGGCAATGTTCCCGCCCCGTCATACGGCACAATGACTACTTCCCAAACATTGACCGATTATCAAGACGAACAAGAGCCCCGTCGTGTGCCCGAATTCAAGAAGACCGACgcaagcccgtcgcctcatggaggccgcgggcgcgacgcGAAAGACGTGCGAGCAAAGCTGGAAACGTTCCCGGCACTCACTCCTCTTGGCATACCGCACTCCCATTCTGATGCATCCCGGCGATCCAGATCCATGAGTCCATCAGCAACAGAGAGGCAAACCAAGCGTGATGGGACAATGACGCCCTTGCGCCCATCCTTCTCTCGCCAGTCCTCGGCGGTGCGCTTCTCCAGTCGTCCAGTTCCAGAGACAAGAATCACGACGGAGGGCGGGGGTTCTAGGATCGGCTTTGCCCCTGCGCCCGCCGAGTCGAGCCCAGTGACACCTCGAGCCGAACGTCCGACGCACTCCAGACAGTCTTCATGGGGGAGGTTCTCCAGCAGGCCGGTCCCCGAGGCGAAAGTCAGCGTCGGCGAAGAGATGGCGCGTACGATACACTTTGCAGAGCACCCTGCGAACAAGTCGCACTCTGGATCCCATTCTCGACACCACTCTCGTCAAGGCTCTCAGTTTTCCAACTTTGGGCAGGGTGACGTGAGTTTGAGCATTCCGGAGCTGGTAGAGTCGTACAAGCAGGACTCTCACGTGggcgagcccgaggccggGTCGACATACTCTACGCAGGGCATGTCTCTATCTTTCAACGATCTTCCGTGCCGGGCGCAACACCTGATTCTTAATGAGCTCATGCGACAGCACTCGAAGGAAACGGCGGTTCTTATGAGCACGCTGCCGATTCCCTCCGAGGGGACCTGTCTCGACGAGGCTGACTCGATTCAGTACCTTTCCGACATTGAGGTTTTGTGTaacgagctgccgccgacccTGATGATTCTGAGCAACAACATGACGGTGACGGTCAGCCTGTGA
- a CDS encoding uncharacterized protein (COG:H~EggNog:ENOG503NXCQ) yields MASPSQSTSQSQSQAPIPITIITGFLGSGKTTLILNLIPQLRARNPSYRLALLKNEFGDLAVDSQLASSSAISGVQELLNGCICCNLVGQLGPALAELERTVTPPDRIVVETSGSAFPATLALEVNRLARDSGRYVLDGVVSVVDVENWQGYEDTSYTAKIQARYTDLIVFNKWEDAGEERYEECLDRVGDLEVDVAKVKSTKGWVDMDIVFGVDGGLAKELSEDEVNGQAQNGGDKEKHNHDHTNGHAHGHAGHQQEVEVLSIELRASASAASPAVSTDKLLSLLKAAPKDEAYRIKAVLTLSSPPTNSDPDVPAPGPSPSGRYILNWAFGRWIFTPVAQQEEHASSSGSVLRMTMILGRYESGKWKKRIEAGGFVELEGHDKGELSVKRIL; encoded by the coding sequence atggcgtcgccgtcgcagtcgacgtcgcagtcgcagtcgcaggcGCCGATacccatcaccatcatcacgggCTTCCTGGGCTCAGGCAAGACGACGCTCATCCTCAACCTCATCccgcagctgcgcgcgcgcaacccCTCGTaccgcctcgcgctgctcaagAACGAGTTCGGcgacctggccgtcgactcgcagctggcgtcgagctcggccatCTCGGGCGtgcaggagctgctcaacGGGTGCATCTGCTGCAACCTCGTCGGACAGCTGGGccccgcgctggccgagctcgagcgcaCCGTCACGCCCCCggaccgcatcgtcgtcgagacgaGCGGCTCCGCCTTCcccgccaccctcgccctcgaggtgaaccgcctcgcccgcgactCGGGCCGctacgtcctcgacggcgtcgtcagcgtcgtcgacgtcgagaaCTGGCAGGGCTACGAGGACACGAGCTACACCGCCAAGATCCAGGCCCGCTACACCgacctcatcgtcttcaACAAGTGggaggacgccggcgaggagcgctACGAGGAGTGCCTCGATCGggtcggcgacctcgaggtcgaTGTCGCAAAGGTCAAGAGCACAAAGGGATGGGTGGACATGGACATTGTCTttggcgttgatggcgggcTGGCAAAGGAGCtgagcgaggacgaggtcaaTGGTCAGGCGCaaaacggcggcgacaaggagaagcacAATCACGATCACACCAACGGACATGCCCACGGCCACGCCGGCCACCAGCAAGAGGTCGAAGTTCTTTCAATCGAGCTGCgtgcctccgcctccgccgcctcccccgccgtctcCACCGACAAgctcctctccctcctcaaAGCCGCccccaaggacgaggcctACCGCATCAAGGCCGTCCTGACgctgtcctcgccgcccaccaacTCGGACCCGGACGTgcccgcgccggggccgagcCCCTCGGGCCGCTACATACTCAACTGGGCCTTTGGGCGGTGGATCTTCACGCCCGTCGCacagcaggaggagcacgcgtcgagcagcggctCGGTCCTCCGCATGACCATGATACTGGGGCGCTACGAGAGCGGCAAGTGGAAGAAGAGGATCGAGGCGGGAGGCTTCGTGGAGCTCGAGGGTCATGACAAGGGCGAGCTGAGCGTCAAGAGGATCTTATAG
- a CDS encoding uncharacterized protein (EggNog:ENOG503P9E0), whose amino-acid sequence MASERTNKTEEEQQASFKEQLDRIAIASREADHESKPNPIIEKITEYIPAASAILGGGSHQQPQEEKKSTEIPGPPDRPDHDHKIEEFVRDQHRSNKGDGDLSLAKGSS is encoded by the exons ATGGCATCCGAGCGCACCAACAAAACTgaagaggagcagcaggcgtCCTtcaaggagcagctcgaccgCATTGCCATCGCAAGCCGAGAGGCCGACCACGAGTCCAAGCCCAACCCAATCATAGAGAAGA TCACCGAGTATATccccgccgcgtccgccattctcggcggcgggtcgcaccagcagccccaAGAAGAGAAAAAGAGTACCGAGATTCCTGGCCCGCCCGACAGGCCCGACCACGACCACAAGATTGAGGAGTTTGTGCGGGACCAGCATCGCAGCAACAAGGGTGATGGAGACCTCAGCCTGGCCAAGGGATCCTCCTAG
- a CDS encoding uncharacterized protein (COG:O~MEROPS:MER0323972~EggNog:ENOG503NUP3), protein MDVQLLVYDLSRGLARQMSMGILGFQLDAIYHTSIQLNGREYVYDGGIIAIVPGTSHLGQPMQTIPLGTTHLPMDVIEEFLDSIRPIFTLEAYDLFRHNCNNFSDSFSNFLVGKGIPSHIVNMPRAVMDSPMGRMLLPQLAQGVNAGRSNGSILGLQDTARASAPILGSKRSVKTISTQVELSRLLDEAKRFCAVVFFTSATCPPCKTLYPLYDELAEELGHMATFVKIDISQPQASLVAQQFSVRATPTFVTFLKGAEENRWSGADPAALRGNVQLLVQMAHPTHPHSKLRLPSFSITNKKPVLYTKVPPLAKLAVKMGDELAKKPEVQSLIRFLESRQTVGPQDAIVPDMTHLSQLVQDSVASLPPERLFTIVDLFRCALVDPRVSGFFAEEEDHKTVRNVLEFVNGQSECPYALRLVSLQMGCNLFSTPLFPNEILRNANLRTPLIQLISSSFLDDSHNNVRVAASSLLFNLALSNRRSRESDAKPTLPEGDEVELAASVVEAVAQEDKSIEAVQGMLSALGHLVYGTALDGELADLLRALDAQGTILAKRKAFPGEKLIGEVADELLGKGLRRP, encoded by the exons ATGGACGTCCAGCTGCTCGTGTACGACTTGTCGCGCGGCCTCGCTCGGCAAATGTCCATGGGCATCCTGGGCttccagctcgacgccatctACCACACGTCCATCCAGCTCAACGGCCGCGAGTATGTGTACGACGGTGGCATAATTGCCATTGTGCCGGGAACCTCTCACCTTGGGCAGCCTATGCAGACGATCCCCCTTGGCACCACTCACCTGCCCATGGACGTGATTGAGGAATTCCTCGACTCAATACGGCCCATCTTCACTCTCGAG GCATATGACTTGTTCCGACATAATTGCAACAACTTTAGCGACTCCTTTTCCAacttcctcgtcggcaagggGATACCAAGCCACATCGTCAACATGCCGCGGGCGGTCATGGACTCCCCGATGGGGcgcatgctgctgccgcaaCTTGCGCAAGGAGTCAATGCGGGGCGGTCAAACGGCTCAATCCTTGGCCTCCAAGACACAGCCCGGGCCTCTGCGCCGATCCTGGGGTCGAAGAGGAGCGTGAAAACCATCTCAACCCAGGTTGAGCTCTCGCGTCTTCTGGATGAGGCGAAAAGATTCTGCGCtgtcgtcttcttcacgTCCGCTACTTGCCCGCCATGCAAGACGCTCTATCCCCTATACGACGAGCTAGCAGAGGAACTTGGACACATGGCGACATTTGTCAAAATCGACATCTCTCAGCCGCAGGCGTCTCTTGTCGCGCAGCAGTTTTCTGTGCGGGCGACTCCGACGTTTGTGACTTTTCTGAAAGGCGCAGAGGAGAACCGGTGGTCAGGGGCGGACCCTGCGGCGCTTCGAGGCAATGTTCAGCTCCTGGTACAGATGGCCCATCCGACACACCCGCATTCCAAGCTTCGATTACCCAGCTtctccatcaccaacaagAAACCAGTCTTATACACCAAGGTCCCTCccctggccaagctggcTGTCAAGATGGGAGACGAACTGGCTAAGAAGCCCGAAGTCCAGAGCTTGATACGTTTCCTCGAGTCCAGACAAACGGTTGGGCCGCAGGATGCCATTGTCCCGGACATGACGCATCTATCACAGCTGGTGCAGGATTCGGTTGCAAGCCTACCGCCAGAGCGACTCTTCACCATTGTCGACCTGTTCAGATGCGCCTTGGTGGATCCCCGAGTCAGTGGCTTCTTTGCGGAAGAAGAGGACCACAAGACAGTCCGCAACGTTCTGGAGTTTGTCAACGGCCAGAGCGAATGCCCTTATGCGCTCCGGCTGGTGAGCCTTCAGATGGGCTGCAACTTGTTCTCGACGCCGCTGTTCCCCAATGAGATCCTACGCAACGCCAACCTCCGCACACCGCTCATTCAACTCATATCGTCGAGCTTCCTTGACGACAGTCACAACAACGTCAGGGTTGCGGCGTCATCTCTGTTGTTTAACCTCGCGCTCTCGAATCGACGGTCCAGGGAGAGCGATGCCAAGCCGACGCTGCCGGAAGgagacgaggtcgagctggCCGCGTCAGTGGTTGAGGCGGTGGCCCAGGAGGACAAGTCCATAGAGGCAGTGCAGGGCATGCTGTCGGCGCTGGGGCATCTGGTATATGGAACGGCATTAGACGGAGAGCTGGCCGACCTGCTGCGGGCGCTGGACGCTCAAGGCACCATTTTGGCGAAGCGGAAGGCCTTTCCCGGGGAGAAGCTCATAGGCGAGGTAGCGGACGAGCTGCTAGGCAAGGGACTACGACGCCCATAG
- the GDA1 gene encoding Guanosine-diphosphatase (COG:F~EggNog:ENOG503NV8S~TransMembrane:1 (i54-71o)~BUSCO:EOG09261EAB), with the protein MRRTSVSLPTKQVAHDPHEKPDRYETKNPRQGILLPHLARMEETFMSQSQKTRYIKTGVLAFTVLLLFWWLSPRGVEVYSGGASRPKGGNGQSPSDSTYGTSRCTKSFSKDKPIVQYVLMVDAGSTGSRIHVYKFNNCGPIPELEKEEFKMTEKSVGGLSKYKDDPIAAAKTLDPLMQVAMEHVPDKLKRCSPVAVKATAGLRLIGPEKSEAILNEVRRHLEMDYPFPVVSKEQNGVAVMDGSDEGVYAWVTTNYLLGKIGGPDKSPTAAVFDLGGGSTQIVFEPTFKGAPEGGMPEKLAEGDHKYKLDFGGQKFELYQHSHLGYGLMSARGAVHKQLVSEVAAKEKNNGDAWMGKPIVHPCIAPGMTAETKVEMADKTTKTFNFTGPSQAAPAQCRNLAEKILAKDADCKLAPCSFNGVHQPSLAKTFAKEDVYIFSYFYDRTKPLGMPDSFTIREMHDLAQTVCMGKDGWDVFSTIPEAMEELNDRPEHCLDLNFMLALLHTGYEMPIDREVKIAKKIKGNELGWCLGASLPLLSPGSGWKCKIQQVS; encoded by the exons ATGCGAAGAACATCCGTGTCGCTACCCACGAAACAAGTCGCACACGATCCCCACGAGAAACCAGATCGCTACGAAACCAAGAACCCCAGGCAGGGCATCTTACTGCCACATCTTGCCAGGATGGAGGAAACTTTTATGTCGCAGTCGCAGAAGACGCGGTACATTAAGACCGGCGTCCTCGCATTCACAGTCCTCCTACTCTTCTGGTGGCTGTCGcctcgcggcgtcgaggtgtACAGTGGAGGAG CCTCGCGTcccaagggcggcaacggccagTCCCCGTCCGATTCGACGTACGGTACCAGCCGCTGCACCAAGTCCTTCTCCAAGGACAAGCCCATCGTTCAATATGTCCTCATGGTCGATGCTGGCAGCACGGGATCCCGAATCCACGTCTACAAGTTCAACAACTGCGGTCCGATCCccgagctggagaaggaggaaTTCAAGATGACTGAGAAGTCCGTCGGTGGCCTGAGCAAGTACAAGGACGaccccatcgccgccgccaagacTCTCGATCCCCTCATGCAGGTCGCCATGGAGCACGTCCCCGACAAGTTGAAGCGCTGCAGCCCTGTTGCCGTCAAGGCTACGGCTGGTCTGCGCTTGATTGGCCCCGAGAAGTCGGAGGCCATCCTCAACGAAgtccgccgccatctcgagATGGACTACCCCTTCCCAGTCGTCTCCAAAGAGCAGAACGGTGTGGCCGTCATGGACGGTTCCGACGAGGGTGTGTACGCCTGGGTCACGACCAACTACCTGCTGGGCAAGATCGGCGGGCCGGATAAGAGCCCGACCGCTGCCGTCTTCGATCTTGGCGGCGGTTCCACTCAGATTGTCTTCGAGCCTACCTTCAAGGGCGCGCCAGAGGGTGGCATGCCTGAGAAGCTTGCCGAGGGTGACCACAAGTACAAGCTTGACTTTGGCGGCCAAAAGTTTGAGCTGTACCAGCACTCTCACCTCGGCTACGGCCTCATGTCAGCCCGCGGTGCCGTCCACAAGCAGCTCGTCTCTGAGGTTGcggccaaggagaagaacaACGGCGATGCTTGGATGGGCAAGCCCATCGTCCACCCTTGCATCGCTCCGGGCATGACTGCTGAGACCAAGGTCGAGATGGCCGACAAGACGACCAAGACGTTCAACTTCACCGGTCCATCCCAGGCAGCGCCCGCTCAGTGCCGCAACCTGGCCGAGAAGATCCTTGCCAAGGACGCCGACTGCAAGCTGGCGCCGTGCTCCTTCAATGGCGTGCACCAGCCTTCCCTGGCCAAGACTTTTGCCAAGGAAGACGTCTATATCTTCTCCTACTTTTATGACCGCACCAAGCCCCTGGGTATGCCCGACTCGTTCACGATCCGCGAGATGCACGACCTTGCACAGACGGTCTGCATGGGCAAGGACGGCTGGGACGTCTTCAGCACCATTCCCGAAGCCATGGAGGAGCTCAACGACCGCCCCGAGCATTGCTTGGACCTGAACTTCATGTTGGCATTGCTTCACACCGGATACGAGATGCCTATCGACCGAGAGGTCAAGATTGCCAAGAAGATCAAGGGCAACGAGCTGGGCTGGTGCCTGGGTGCCAG TCTGCCTCTTCTTTCTCCCGGCTCTGGCTGGAAGTGCAAGATCCAGCAGGTCTCTTAG
- a CDS encoding uncharacterized protein (EggNog:ENOG503P00Q) translates to MADDLLLEKIHDLSDLELAILLCLVSREHGIISTPADTIDDLIEELQLVARKTFGLSCVVVNCHAGTTLEEFASALLHLPKPAAAAASATSTPAPRTPSLQTRPDSASYFVANPHHPRPSRGSISPLTVLTGGPGAAQIANCVLARNLDRAPRAVQIQALELLRTRRIFTRTSVQAAPKQFVFVPVLEADSGGEAHVTPHLNDFFSLAHWHDPEDGLVNLEEAADDAASMESALRSKHQDEGLAGPSISESDIGHLAQLSQQVQVDIDVVRYQMNVVSFLRMHRAVDHGITPAATKHFEKLMRCLAPLHKLDYVTPALVGLAARKVYLHRIRITSPAKERSMQWGSKLEAVQSLLEGIGPEEVIEEVLEMVTAPL, encoded by the exons ATGGCGGATGACCTCTTGCTCGAAAAGATCCACGACCTGAGCGACTTGGAGCTGGCCATCCTGCTCTGCCTGGTTAGCAGAGAGCATGGCATCATCAGCACACCCGCAGACACCATTGACGACCTGATCGAAGAGCTGCAACTC GTCGCGCGCAAGACTTTCGGCCTCagctgcgtcgtcgtcaactgCCACGCCGGCACCACTCTTGAGGAATTCGCCTCGgcgctcctccacctcccgaagcccgccgccgccgccgccagcgcgacgagcacccccgcgccgcgcacgccgtcCCTCCAGACGCGCCCCGACTCGGCCAGCTACTTCGTCGCCAACCCGCACCACCCTCGCCCCTCGCGGGGCTCCATCTCGCCGCTCACCGTCCTCACtggcgggccgggcgccgcgcaAATCGCAAACTGCGTCCTCGCGCGGAATCTCgaccgcgcgccgcgcgccgtccaGATCCAGGCGcttgagctgctgcgcacGCGGCGCATCTTCACGCGCACGtccgtccaggccgccccCAAGCAGTTCGTCTTTGTGCCCGTGCTGGAGGcggacagcggcggcgaggcgcacgTCACGCCCCATCTCAACGACTTCTTCTCCCTGGCGCACTGGCACGACCCCGAGGATGGGCTAGTGAACCTCGAGGAAGCGGCTGATGACGCGGCATCCATGGAAAGCGCGCTCAGAAGCAAGCATCAAGATGAGGGGTTGGCCGGCCCCTCCATCTCCGAATCG GATATTGGTCACTTGGCACAGCTCAGCCAGCAGGTCCAAGTAGACATCGACGTCGTCCGCTACCAGATGAACGTCGTCTCCTTCCTCCGAATGCATCGTGCCGTTGATCATGGCATCACGCCGGCCGCCACAAAGCATTTCGAGAAGCTCATGCGGTGCCTTGCGCCGCTGCACAAGCTCGACTACGTGACGCCTGCACTCGTAGGGTTGGCCGCGAGGAAGGTCTATCTGCACCGGATCCGCATCACGTCGCCGGCAAAAGAAAGGAGCATGCAGTGGGGCAGTAAACTGGAGGCCGTGCAGTCCCTGCTCGAAGGCATTGGCCCAGAAGAGGTCATAGAGGAGGTGCTTGAAatggtgacggcgccgctgtAG
- the RAB7 gene encoding Ras- protein Rab-7 (COG:U~EggNog:ENOG503NWMV), whose translation MSSRKKVLLKVIILGDSGVGKTSLMNQYVNKKFSASYKATIGADFLTREVLVDDRQVTMQLWDTAGQERFQSLGVAFYRGADCCVLVYDVNNAKSFEALDSWRDEFLIQASPRDPPNFPFVVLGNKIDVEESKRVISNKRAMTFCQSKGDIPYFETSAKEAINIDQAFEVIARNALAQEESEEFSGDFDDPINIHIDNDRDGCAC comes from the exons ATGTCTTCGCGCAAGAAGGTCCTCCTCAAG gtcatcatcctcggcgacagCGGGGTCGGCAAGACCAGCTTGATGAACCAATAT GTCAACAAGAAGTTCAGCGCGAGCTACAAGGCGAccatcggcgccgacttTCTGACACGAGAGgttctcgtcgacgacagaCAAGTCACCATGCAg CTTTGGGACACGGCCGGGCAGGAGCGCTTCCAGTCGCTGGGCGTCGCCTTCTACCGCGGTGCCGACTGTTGCGTCCTGGTATACGATGTCAACAACGCGAAGAGCTTCGAGGCGCTGGACAGCTGGAGAGACGAGTTTCTCATCCAGGCTTCGCCACGGGATCCGCCAAACTTCCCCTTT GTCGTGCTGGGCAACAAGATTGATGTCGAGGAGAGCAAGCGAGTG ATCTCGAACAAGAGGGCAATGACCTTTTGCCAGTCAAAGGGAGACATTCCGTACTTTGAGACGagcgccaaggaggccatcAACATTGACCAGGCATTCGAGG TCATTGCGCGAAACGCCCTGGCACAGGAAGAGTCAGAAGAGTTCAGCGGCGACTTTGACGACCCCATCAACATCCACATCGACAACGACCGCGACGGGTGCGCCTGCTGA